In Bacillota bacterium, the sequence TCTGATTAAATAGGAGCTGGTACCTCTGAAAGATCGGAATCAACCGCCGTACTATAACGGCCAGAATGATCGGGATGATGAAGAAATTCCCAAGTTCACCTGGCAAGATCGCCTGGCTTTCATCATTGCCCTGTACAAAATCATTCTACCCCAGTTGTTACTACTGGTCGGAATAACGATTTTGGCCCTTTGGATTCTACTGAGATTCTGGCTTCACTAAACAACAAGGAGCGTATCCGCGGATACGCTCCTTCTCTTTTGCCCATTCGGGTGCCCATTCGGGGACGGAGTTTGATTGCGCCATTAGAGCGATATCCGCCTGTACTTATGGAGATGATACTATTAAGCTGTTCCCTTCGTGGTATAATGAGGAAAATTATACTAAGGATTTGATCTAATGAAAAAAATGAGACTGGATAAACTTTTGGCCAATTCGGGCCACGGCAGCCGCAGCGAAGTCAAGACCTTGGTGAAAGCGGGACGGGTGACGGTGAATGGCGCCGCGGCCGCAGGGGCGAATATGGCTGTCCACCCCGAACAGGATCTCATCCAGGTGGACGGTCGGGAAGTGCATTACCAGAAATTCTATTATCTGATGCTGAATAAGCCTTCAGGGGTTGTCTCAGCCACCCGGGATAATCTGCATTCCACGGTTGTGGGTCTTGTTCCACCGGAATTTAGCCATCTTGATTTGTTTCCGGTTGGACGCCTGGACCGGGACACTGAAGGACTGTTGCTGCTGACCAATGACGGGAAACTGGCCCACCGTCTGTTGGCGCCGAAAAAACATGTACCCAAGACGTACTATGCCCGGATCAGCGGCCGGGTCGGTGCTGACGATGTTGCTGCCTTTGCCCGCGGTATTGAACTGGAAGACTTCACAACTTTGCCCGCTGAGCTGGAGATACTTGAGGCCGGCGACGAGTCCCGGGTCTATGTAACCATATACGAGGGCAAGTTTCATCAGGTCAAGCGAATGTTCGCCGCCCTAGGCAAGGAAGTGCGCTACCTGAAGCGCATAGCCATGGGCGGCCTGGCCTTAGACCCCGCCCTTGCACCCGGCAAACTGCGGGAATTAACTGCCGAAGAATTGGCCCTGCTTGCCGAATGGAGGTAAACAAATGAATGACCACTACTTCAGCACCGATCCCAAAGCCGCCCACCAGACGGCGATTATCGATTACTCGTTGAAGGGTGTAAACTTCCGCTTCCGCACCGACAGCGGCGTTTTCTCCCGGGAAAAAGTCGACTACGGCAGCAATCTGCTGCTGAAAACTTTACCCAATCTGCAGGGGGAAGTTCTGGACATGGGATGTGGATATGGAGTAATCGGCGTCAGCCTGGCGCGGCTGAACCGGGACTGTCGGGTGACAATGGCAGATGTGAACCGGCGGGCCCTGGCCCTGGCTTTGGAGAACGCCCGGGATAACGACGCTCTAAACGCCCAGGTCATCCACAGCGACGGATTTTCGGAAATTGAAGGTTTATTTGCGACAATTGTCAGCAATCCGCCGATTCGGGCCGGCAAAAAGATAATTTACCAGATGTTCGAGGACAGTCATAATTTCCTGGAAGAAGGTGGCCACTTATGGCTGGTTATCCAGCGCAAGCAGGGTGCGCCTTCGGCTGTGCGCAAACTGGAATCGGTATATGGCAATTGCACAGTTGTGGATAAAAGCGGCGGCTATTGGATTATTAGAAGTCAAAAATGAGGGGTTTTAGCACCCCTCATTTTAATTTAGAGCATAATTTGCTTGCGCCGGAAGGAAATCAGGGTCAGGGCAATTCCCCCGACCAAAAACACAGCTATCACAAGCAACGGTGTCGTCAGTTCGCCAGGGGAACTGAACTTGACAGCAA encodes:
- a CDS encoding class I SAM-dependent methyltransferase, encoding MNDHYFSTDPKAAHQTAIIDYSLKGVNFRFRTDSGVFSREKVDYGSNLLLKTLPNLQGEVLDMGCGYGVIGVSLARLNRDCRVTMADVNRRALALALENARDNDALNAQVIHSDGFSEIEGLFATIVSNPPIRAGKKIIYQMFEDSHNFLEEGGHLWLVIQRKQGAPSAVRKLESVYGNCTVVDKSGGYWIIRSQK
- a CDS encoding rRNA pseudouridine synthase, encoding MKKMRLDKLLANSGHGSRSEVKTLVKAGRVTVNGAAAAGANMAVHPEQDLIQVDGREVHYQKFYYLMLNKPSGVVSATRDNLHSTVVGLVPPEFSHLDLFPVGRLDRDTEGLLLLTNDGKLAHRLLAPKKHVPKTYYARISGRVGADDVAAFARGIELEDFTTLPAELEILEAGDESRVYVTIYEGKFHQVKRMFAALGKEVRYLKRIAMGGLALDPALAPGKLRELTAEELALLAEWR